The following proteins are encoded in a genomic region of Thermovenabulum gondwanense:
- the yqfD gene encoding sporulation protein YqfD, with protein sequence MIFFKLWNCFGGYVIIKAKGEYVERLLNQASVNNIFLWDIKKISELELEAKVDVKSYFKLVKLSKKVKCKIIVVKKAGLYFLLSNLKKRKIFVLGIAIFILLMYALSSFIWVVQVNVNNDELKQKIEKDLQEWGLKPGINKYYIDKKYVIDKILLNYNNISWVEIYFKGTRAIVEIVPKGPAPSLKEKNPCNIVASKDGVVEEILALNGEAKVKPHDFVRKGDVLISGNINLGEGKGALQVPAEGIVKARVWYERSIKVPLIKVRKEYTGRERKILRLQVKGNEMYIYFSNMEFKKYEETLLKRITLLPEAFGNVKCDLVLIKEYDEKKEFLGVEQAKKEAKEGLEKEIEELSKAGEIARNNMEFFLDNDSNAVIGILNLELIEDIGQKEAIK encoded by the coding sequence GTGATTTTTTTCAAATTATGGAATTGTTTCGGCGGTTATGTTATTATTAAAGCAAAGGGAGAGTACGTGGAAAGGCTGTTAAATCAAGCTTCAGTAAATAACATCTTTCTTTGGGACATTAAAAAGATTAGTGAATTGGAATTAGAGGCTAAAGTAGATGTAAAGAGCTATTTTAAACTGGTAAAATTATCAAAAAAGGTCAAATGCAAAATAATAGTTGTAAAAAAAGCGGGACTTTATTTTTTGTTGTCCAATCTTAAAAAGAGAAAAATTTTTGTACTGGGGATAGCAATTTTTATTTTGTTGATGTACGCCTTGTCTTCTTTTATCTGGGTAGTTCAGGTAAATGTAAATAATGACGAACTTAAACAGAAAATTGAAAAAGACCTTCAGGAATGGGGTTTAAAACCCGGTATAAACAAATACTATATTGACAAAAAATACGTTATTGATAAAATACTTTTAAATTATAATAATATTTCATGGGTGGAAATTTATTTTAAAGGGACAAGAGCTATAGTGGAAATAGTACCCAAGGGACCGGCTCCCTCCCTGAAAGAAAAAAATCCATGTAATATTGTTGCTTCAAAGGATGGCGTGGTTGAGGAAATCCTGGCGTTAAATGGAGAAGCTAAGGTAAAACCTCATGATTTTGTTAGGAAGGGAGATGTGCTTATATCGGGGAATATTAATCTCGGGGAAGGGAAGGGAGCACTTCAGGTTCCCGCTGAAGGTATTGTCAAAGCCAGAGTATGGTATGAACGTTCTATAAAAGTTCCCCTTATTAAGGTTAGAAAGGAATATACCGGCAGGGAAAGAAAAATTTTAAGGTTGCAAGTAAAAGGTAATGAGATGTATATATATTTTAGTAATATGGAGTTTAAAAAATATGAAGAAACTCTTTTAAAGAGAATCACCCTTTTGCCCGAAGCTTTTGGAAATGTAAAATGTGATTTGGTTTTAATTAAAGAATATGATGAAAAAAAAGAATTTCTTGGGGTTGAGCAGGCAAAGAAAGAAGCAAAAGAAGGGCTTGAAAAAGAAATTGAGGAATTGTCAAAAGCCGGAGAAATTGCGAGAAATAATATGGAGTTTTTTCTGGATAATGACAGCAATGCTGTAATCGGAATATTAAATTTAGAGCTTATAGAAGACATAGGGCAAAAGGAAGCTATAAAATAA
- a CDS encoding PhoH family protein, whose product MGKNLAQARFTIDNFQNMLSLFGNRDENIKFIEKEFNVRVVTRDGEITILGEKEDVFSAEKLLSNLLNIIKSGNYITFADIKYFSKLAKEGQEEKIKDLFDDIICVTHRGKYIKPKTLGQKLYVNAIKKNDIVFCIGPAGTGKTYLAMAMAITALKEKEVGRIILTRPAVEAGEKLGFLPGDLQEKVDPYLRPLYDALYDIMGIETFQRYMEKGIIEVAPLAYMRGRTLDDSFIILDEAQNTTAEQMKMFLTRLGFGSKAVITGDITQVDLPKGVDSGLEVVQQILKGIEGIEFIYLNDRDIVRHEVVQRIIKAYEKYEGSKKLL is encoded by the coding sequence TTGGGTAAAAATTTGGCACAGGCAAGGTTTACCATTGACAATTTTCAAAATATGTTAAGTCTTTTTGGAAACAGGGATGAGAATATTAAATTCATCGAAAAAGAATTTAACGTTAGGGTAGTGACGAGAGATGGGGAAATAACAATTTTAGGCGAAAAAGAAGATGTATTTTCTGCGGAAAAACTTCTATCCAACCTGTTAAATATAATAAAAAGTGGTAATTATATTACCTTTGCTGACATTAAGTACTTTTCAAAACTTGCAAAAGAGGGGCAGGAAGAGAAAATAAAGGACTTGTTTGATGATATAATTTGTGTTACTCACAGAGGAAAATATATAAAACCTAAAACCTTAGGGCAAAAGCTTTATGTTAATGCTATAAAGAAAAATGATATTGTTTTTTGTATAGGGCCTGCGGGTACGGGGAAAACTTATTTAGCAATGGCAATGGCGATTACCGCCTTAAAGGAAAAAGAGGTAGGGAGAATTATATTAACAAGGCCTGCAGTAGAAGCGGGAGAAAAGCTTGGTTTTTTACCGGGTGATTTGCAGGAAAAGGTGGATCCCTATCTCAGGCCTTTATACGATGCATTGTATGATATTATGGGAATAGAGACCTTTCAAAGGTATATGGAAAAAGGCATAATAGAAGTGGCACCTTTGGCTTATATGAGAGGGAGAACTCTCGATGATTCTTTTATAATTCTGGATGAGGCGCAAAATACCACTGCCGAACAAATGAAAATGTTCTTAACCCGATTGGGATTTGGCTCCAAGGCAGTAATCACCGGGGATATTACTCAGGTAGACCTTCCCAAGGGCGTTGATTCAGGTCTGGAGGTTGTGCAGCAAATTCTTAAAGGGATTGAAGGTATTGAGTTTATATATCTTAATGATAGGGATATAGTTAGGCACGAAGTTGTCCAGAGGATAATAAAAGCTTACGAAAAGTATGAGGGGAGTAAAAAGCTTTTATAG
- a CDS encoding HD family phosphohydrolase, whose product MKIKLLQNNKAQKVLLGLIFFLSITSLVITNALPKKYDLKVGDVLQEDIIAEKEAIDTIATKKLQEAAAESVPQKYTLDQTVVKEVKAQLTELFENVREIRSKDYLDIKEKAKILKENVTLSLSNESYLTFLNMDLVQLKELETITKAVIETVMDSGIKDDSIDRAKAFVIEEFKKVNLPQNVKSLGMEIAISVIKPNMVLDREATEKGIKMAMEAVEPVKISKGQVLIEKGKPVTAEQLALLKELGLLAQDNRVNLTIISGISLLVLILELILGYYIYFYFRNYYDNNIDLLLLTIVIFSTLALSVIFKHISPFLLPLAAGGMLITVLLNPQIALVSLFIMSIITGILMGNEFSYSMMSVLGGIIGILFTSKISQRPDLTKAGGVVGLVNSLVILCVGLLDHLPWIEIARNAFWGMLAGILSSILTVGTLPFFENAFGVTTSVRLLELSNPNQPLLRKLLVEAPGTYHHSIIVGNLAEAAAEAVGGDSLLARVGATYHDIGKLKRPYFFIENQFAQENPHDKLNPSLSALIIVSHIKDGLELAKQYKLPRIIMDFIAQHHGTSLLTYFYSKALSQEKTTEEVSFRYDGPKPQTKEIAIIMLADSVEAAVRSMNKPTPGKIDGLIRQIIKEKLADGQLDESNLTLKDLDKIANAFSKVLTGIFHNRIEYPEKVKELERKGKYVNGDNKQSAGCN is encoded by the coding sequence ATGAAAATCAAATTATTGCAGAACAATAAAGCACAGAAAGTTTTATTAGGCTTGATCTTCTTTTTATCGATAACTTCCCTGGTAATTACAAATGCACTACCCAAAAAATACGACTTAAAAGTCGGGGATGTATTGCAGGAGGATATTATAGCAGAAAAAGAAGCGATAGACACTATTGCTACTAAGAAACTTCAGGAGGCTGCAGCGGAATCGGTTCCTCAAAAGTATACCCTGGACCAGACGGTGGTAAAAGAGGTAAAAGCGCAGCTTACGGAACTGTTTGAAAACGTCAGGGAAATACGATCAAAAGATTATTTAGATATTAAAGAAAAGGCAAAAATTTTAAAGGAAAATGTTACTCTTTCATTATCCAATGAATCCTATTTGACCTTTTTAAATATGGATCTCGTGCAATTAAAAGAACTGGAAACTATAACCAAAGCGGTAATAGAAACAGTAATGGATAGCGGTATAAAGGACGATTCGATTGATAGAGCAAAGGCCTTTGTTATAGAAGAATTTAAAAAGGTAAATCTCCCTCAAAATGTAAAATCCCTGGGAATGGAAATTGCAATTAGTGTAATAAAACCAAATATGGTACTTGATAGAGAAGCTACAGAAAAAGGGATCAAAATGGCCATGGAAGCCGTCGAGCCCGTAAAAATATCAAAAGGACAAGTCCTCATTGAAAAGGGGAAACCCGTAACAGCTGAACAATTAGCCCTTCTTAAAGAACTTGGACTTCTGGCCCAGGATAATAGAGTTAACTTAACAATAATATCCGGTATTTCCCTTTTAGTATTAATACTCGAACTGATTCTGGGCTATTATATTTATTTCTATTTCAGAAATTATTATGATAACAATATTGACCTTTTACTGCTAACAATAGTAATTTTTTCTACATTGGCTTTATCGGTTATTTTTAAACATATATCGCCTTTTCTACTTCCATTGGCGGCCGGGGGCATGCTAATTACAGTTTTATTAAACCCTCAGATTGCTCTTGTTTCTTTGTTTATAATGAGCATAATAACGGGAATTTTAATGGGAAATGAATTTTCCTATTCGATGATGAGTGTCCTCGGAGGAATAATAGGGATACTATTTACCTCCAAAATTTCACAAAGGCCGGATTTGACCAAAGCCGGTGGGGTTGTAGGACTGGTAAACTCTCTTGTAATTTTGTGCGTTGGGCTTTTAGATCATCTTCCCTGGATTGAAATAGCAAGAAATGCTTTCTGGGGTATGCTGGCAGGTATACTTTCCTCAATACTGACAGTAGGAACATTACCCTTCTTCGAGAATGCTTTTGGTGTAACCACATCGGTAAGATTGCTGGAACTTTCAAATCCAAATCAACCCTTACTTAGGAAACTTCTCGTTGAAGCGCCGGGAACTTACCACCATTCTATAATCGTGGGGAATTTAGCTGAGGCCGCTGCCGAAGCGGTGGGAGGAGATTCCCTTCTTGCGCGCGTTGGAGCCACCTATCATGATATTGGAAAATTAAAAAGACCTTACTTTTTCATCGAAAATCAATTTGCTCAGGAAAATCCCCATGATAAACTTAACCCATCTTTGAGCGCTTTAATTATAGTTTCGCATATAAAAGATGGATTGGAATTGGCAAAACAATATAAATTACCCAGAATAATAATGGATTTTATAGCCCAGCATCACGGCACCTCTCTTTTGACTTATTTTTATAGCAAGGCGCTTTCTCAGGAAAAGACTACCGAAGAAGTAAGTTTTCGATACGACGGGCCCAAACCGCAAACCAAAGAAATTGCAATAATAATGCTTGCCGATTCGGTAGAAGCAGCCGTACGTTCAATGAATAAACCTACTCCCGGAAAAATCGATGGTCTCATCCGACAGATAATTAAAGAAAAGTTAGCCGATGGTCAGTTAGATGAAAGCAATTTAACCTTAAAAGATTTAGATAAAATTGCCAATGCTTTTTCAAAGGTATTGACGGGAATCTTTCATAATAGAATTGAATATCCTGAAAAGGTAAAGGAATTGGAAAGGAAGGGGAAATATGTCAACGGTGATAATAAACAATCTGCAGGATGCAATTGA
- the ybeY gene encoding rRNA maturation RNase YbeY, which yields MSTVIINNLQDAIEIGEETEEIIKKVLMKALEIHGESGVEVSVVLVDNEYIRELNRIYRGKDEPTDVLSFAMREGEDEIEDEIGEELGENELLGDIVISCEKAKSQAEEYGHSFQREIGYLAVHGILHLLGYDHETEEEKQEMRSREEEVLSSIGLVREDNLK from the coding sequence ATGTCAACGGTGATAATAAACAATCTGCAGGATGCAATTGAAATTGGAGAAGAAACGGAAGAAATTATTAAAAAAGTATTAATGAAGGCATTAGAAATTCATGGGGAGAGCGGCGTAGAAGTAAGCGTGGTGCTGGTAGATAACGAATATATAAGGGAATTAAATAGAATTTACAGGGGAAAAGATGAACCAACGGATGTGCTTTCCTTTGCGATGCGGGAAGGTGAGGATGAGATTGAAGATGAAATAGGAGAAGAACTGGGAGAAAATGAGCTTCTCGGTGATATTGTTATTTCCTGTGAGAAAGCAAAGTCTCAGGCAGAGGAATACGGACATTCGTTTCAGAGAGAAATAGGATATCTTGCGGTGCACGGAATTCTACATCTTTTGGGATATGATCATGAGACGGAAGAAGAAAAGCAGGAAATGAGGTCAAGAGAGGAAGAAGTGCTGTCATCTATCGGTTTGGTTAGAGAGGATAATTTAAAATGA
- a CDS encoding diacylglycerol kinase — MKKSRNIFESFYYAFSGLIFAFRTQRNIRIHFFIAIFVIIISRYLKLSNFELLAVILSITLVITAEMINTAIEATIDLVTKNYHPLARIAKNVAAGAVLITAINAIVVAFFVFFPKIQKILF; from the coding sequence ATGAAAAAGTCGAGGAATATATTTGAGAGTTTTTATTACGCCTTCAGCGGATTAATCTTTGCCTTCAGAACTCAGAGGAACATTCGCATTCATTTTTTTATTGCAATATTTGTCATCATTATTTCCCGGTATTTAAAACTTTCAAATTTTGAGCTTTTAGCTGTAATTTTATCTATTACCTTAGTGATAACCGCAGAAATGATAAATACGGCGATTGAGGCTACCATTGATCTTGTTACGAAAAACTATCATCCCCTTGCCCGTATAGCAAAAAATGTAGCCGCGGGTGCAGTTCTTATTACAGCTATAAATGCTATTGTGGTAGCCTTTTTTGTATTTTTCCCCAAAATTCAAAAAATTTTATTTTAA
- a CDS encoding DUF3048 domain-containing protein has protein sequence MWFKKTIFLFILFLVLIVMVLSACGSNGGNLKNNGENNSLPANEIPPENNRKTPEEKIINPLTGLMVPKDKLLKRPFAVVIENEKKSRPQSGLYKADVVYEVLAEGGITRFLALYLSYDPEKDLEIGPVRSARPYLIDFAKNYGAVFVHYGGSPQAYSYFKEDKKFPHIDGIYDNITFYRQKERPAPHNAYTSMDKIVSTANRLNLHKDVDIKPFEFSDAESDINNDFQTAEKVEIPYNNSYKVTYIFDKNEGIYRRFMNENIHADKNTNNPITTKNLLILYMNTKVIDKVGRLTIETYGYGNGFYVFNGKCVKIFWERKEDGNLKLLSQDKKNIKLRKGNIWIQVVPQNTKIKFDSNNN, from the coding sequence ATGTGGTTCAAAAAAACAATATTTTTATTCATTTTGTTTCTCGTTTTGATCGTAATGGTGCTAAGCGCTTGCGGCAGTAACGGTGGAAATTTAAAAAATAATGGTGAAAATAATTCTTTGCCGGCCAATGAGATTCCTCCCGAGAATAACAGAAAAACGCCGGAAGAAAAAATAATTAATCCTTTGACGGGACTTATGGTCCCCAAAGATAAATTATTAAAAAGACCTTTTGCGGTGGTAATTGAAAATGAAAAAAAATCAAGGCCTCAATCGGGTCTTTATAAAGCCGATGTGGTTTATGAAGTACTTGCTGAAGGCGGAATAACCCGTTTTCTTGCTTTGTATTTAAGCTACGATCCTGAAAAAGATTTGGAAATCGGTCCTGTAAGGAGTGCAAGGCCCTACCTTATAGACTTTGCCAAAAATTACGGTGCGGTATTCGTACATTATGGTGGAAGTCCCCAGGCGTATAGCTATTTTAAAGAAGACAAAAAGTTCCCCCATATTGATGGTATTTACGATAATATTACTTTTTATAGGCAGAAAGAAAGACCTGCACCTCACAATGCATATACCTCTATGGATAAAATTGTAAGTACTGCAAACAGGTTAAATTTACATAAAGATGTGGATATTAAACCCTTCGAATTTTCTGACGCAGAGTCGGATATTAATAACGATTTTCAAACTGCAGAAAAGGTTGAAATACCTTACAACAATAGTTATAAAGTCACATATATTTTTGATAAAAATGAAGGGATTTATAGAAGGTTTATGAACGAAAATATTCATGCGGATAAAAATACAAATAATCCTATAACGACCAAGAACCTGTTAATTTTATACATGAATACTAAGGTAATAGATAAAGTAGGACGACTGACAATTGAAACTTACGGTTATGGCAATGGATTTTATGTTTTCAACGGGAAATGTGTTAAGATATTTTGGGAAAGAAAAGAGGATGGGAATTTAAAATTACTTTCCCAGGACAAAAAGAATATCAAATTAAGAAAGGGAAATATCTGGATTCAGGTAGTACCTCAGAATACAAAAATAAAATTTGATAGTAATAACAATTAA
- the recO gene encoding DNA repair protein RecO, with translation MALYKTKGVVLNHRELGESDKILTLYTLEKGKIHVVAKGVRRPRNSLIAGTLIFSHSNFLIAEGKNMDIIIQAEVINSHSKIRADLKKMAYGAYFSELLRISTPERNKNEKLYHFFLKTINLVERFDELDVLARCFEVKFLSIQGYTPNLSQCVVCGREKSSRFYLSSLFGGLLCENCFEKDKNSKILSKQSILLILTLLYSPMEKVQLINIDGKILKEMEDALINFISNIFDKDIKTYKFLDAVRKL, from the coding sequence ATGGCTCTATACAAAACAAAGGGAGTTGTTTTAAACCATAGAGAGCTTGGAGAATCAGATAAAATATTGACCCTGTATACTTTAGAAAAAGGTAAAATACACGTGGTGGCAAAAGGGGTAAGAAGACCGCGGAACTCATTGATTGCAGGAACTTTAATCTTTTCTCACAGCAATTTTCTGATTGCAGAAGGAAAAAATATGGATATAATTATTCAAGCGGAAGTCATTAATTCTCATTCAAAAATAAGGGCTGATTTAAAAAAGATGGCGTACGGTGCTTATTTCAGCGAGCTATTAAGGATTTCAACCCCTGAAAGAAATAAAAATGAAAAGCTATACCATTTTTTTTTGAAAACCATAAATTTAGTGGAACGATTCGATGAACTGGATGTTTTAGCAAGGTGTTTTGAAGTAAAATTTTTATCTATTCAAGGTTATACACCCAATTTGAGCCAGTGTGTGGTTTGTGGCAGAGAAAAATCTTCCAGGTTTTATCTAAGTTCATTGTTTGGCGGCTTACTTTGCGAAAACTGTTTTGAAAAGGATAAAAACAGTAAAATTTTAAGCAAACAATCTATTTTACTTATATTAACCCTGCTGTATTCTCCTATGGAAAAAGTGCAATTAATTAACATCGATGGCAAAATACTTAAAGAAATGGAAGATGCGCTGATAAATTTTATTTCAAATATATTCGATAAGGACATAAAAACATATAAGTTTTTGGATGCTGTAAGGAAATTGTGA
- a CDS encoding stage II sporulation protein M: MEPILNSFKDKKGYIIFSILLFTAGAAIGYFAFKQDPEFILSNLNNLMGNIINIGKQIMGKKKLYAIGLIFQNNVKALLLMMFGGIFFGIIPLIGMIFNGLLIGIMLAMVFYEGKTLAFFLATLLPHGILELPVIILGASFGLKTGFEVIIPSKKQNRMENLKENLTKSVLSMGILVPLLYIAAVIETLITPYFAKLF; this comes from the coding sequence ATGGAACCAATTTTAAATTCGTTTAAAGACAAAAAAGGATACATAATTTTTTCCATTTTACTTTTTACCGCAGGAGCAGCAATTGGATATTTTGCTTTTAAGCAAGATCCGGAATTTATTCTTTCGAATTTAAATAATTTAATGGGAAATATAATTAATATCGGTAAACAAATTATGGGTAAAAAGAAGTTATATGCTATAGGTTTAATATTTCAAAACAATGTAAAAGCACTGCTTTTAATGATGTTTGGCGGGATTTTTTTTGGTATTATTCCGTTAATAGGAATGATTTTTAATGGTTTATTAATAGGAATAATGCTGGCTATGGTTTTTTATGAAGGAAAGACCCTTGCATTTTTTCTTGCGACCTTGCTTCCTCATGGCATATTAGAACTTCCGGTTATAATTTTGGGTGCGTCCTTTGGTTTAAAAACCGGTTTTGAAGTCATTATTCCCAGTAAAAAACAGAACAGAATGGAAAACTTAAAAGAAAATTTAACAAAATCCGTTTTATCTATGGGAATACTGGTTCCTTTACTTTATATAGCTGCTGTAATCGAAACATTGATTACTCCGTATTTTGCAAAATTGTTCTAA
- a CDS encoding helix-turn-helix transcriptional regulator: MELTPRQLQIIDIVKENEPITSEEIAEKLNISRAALRPDLSILTMAGILEARPRVGYFYAGKHTKNLIAEKIREIKVNDIKSVPVVVREDASVYDAIVTLFVEDVGTLFVVHEDGSLAGVISRKDLLKIAIGNADIRQIPVSVIMTRMPNLVTCNPEESAYDAARKIVVHQVDALPVVKTEEINGKVKYKVIGRITKTIITKLFVELGTI; the protein is encoded by the coding sequence ATAGAATTAACTCCAAGACAATTACAAATTATTGATATAGTTAAGGAGAACGAGCCCATTACCAGTGAAGAGATTGCTGAAAAACTAAATATTTCCCGCGCGGCTTTGAGACCCGATCTATCAATATTGACCATGGCAGGAATTTTAGAAGCAAGGCCAAGAGTAGGATACTTTTATGCGGGAAAACACACAAAAAACCTCATTGCTGAAAAAATACGGGAGATAAAGGTTAATGATATTAAATCTGTACCCGTTGTCGTGAGAGAAGATGCATCGGTTTACGACGCGATTGTAACATTATTTGTTGAAGATGTAGGGACTTTGTTCGTCGTCCATGAGGACGGAAGCCTTGCCGGGGTTATTTCAAGAAAAGACCTTTTAAAAATTGCCATAGGAAATGCCGATATAAGACAGATTCCTGTAAGTGTGATCATGACAAGAATGCCCAACTTGGTCACGTGTAATCCTGAAGAATCTGCATATGATGCGGCAAGAAAAATAGTGGTTCATCAGGTAGATGCGCTTCCTGTAGTCAAAACGGAAGAAATCAACGGTAAAGTAAAGTATAAAGTGATAGGGCGGATAACAAAGACGATTATTACGAAACTTTTTGTAGAACTGGGTACCATTTGA
- a CDS encoding pyruvate, water dikinase regulatory protein — MKEGFKINKSANPIIFAVSDSIGETAELAARAATVQFDSGNIEIIRFPYVTDTEYASEVILEAKKHESCAIVCTIVLPEVREYLIEKARENNIPLVDIMGPLIETIGKITPLKPKLEPGLARRVDEEYFKKVEAVEFAVKYDDGKDPRGLAKADVVLIGVSRTSKTPLAMYLAHKRIKVANLPLVPEVSPPEELFEVSPKKIIGLTINPQKLYEIRKERLKALGLNGEATYASMERILKELEYADAIMRKIGCPKIDVSNKAVEETAAKIIEIIKKNEEPIL, encoded by the coding sequence TTGAAGGAGGGATTCAAAATAAATAAAAGTGCAAATCCAATCATATTTGCAGTATCTGATTCTATTGGAGAGACAGCCGAACTCGCTGCGCGCGCAGCGACGGTACAGTTTGATTCCGGTAATATTGAAATTATTAGATTTCCTTATGTTACGGATACGGAGTATGCCAGTGAAGTTATTTTGGAAGCGAAAAAACATGAAAGCTGTGCTATAGTTTGTACAATTGTATTGCCCGAAGTTAGGGAATACCTTATTGAAAAAGCAAGGGAAAACAATATTCCTTTAGTTGATATTATGGGTCCTCTTATTGAGACCATAGGCAAAATAACACCTTTAAAACCCAAATTGGAGCCCGGATTAGCCAGGCGTGTAGACGAGGAGTATTTCAAAAAAGTAGAAGCTGTAGAGTTTGCCGTAAAATACGATGATGGTAAGGACCCCAGGGGGTTAGCCAAAGCGGATGTAGTGCTGATAGGAGTATCCAGGACTTCAAAAACCCCATTAGCAATGTATCTTGCACATAAAAGAATAAAAGTGGCTAATTTGCCTCTCGTACCGGAGGTAAGTCCTCCGGAAGAATTGTTTGAAGTTTCTCCTAAAAAAATAATAGGGCTTACTATAAATCCTCAAAAACTTTATGAAATTAGAAAAGAAAGATTAAAAGCCTTGGGGTTAAATGGTGAAGCAACTTATGCCAGTATGGAAAGGATTTTAAAAGAATTAGAATATGCCGATGCGATAATGAGAAAGATAGGATGTCCTAAAATTGATGTCTCAAATAAAGCTGTGGAAGAAACTGCAGCTAAGATTATTGAGATAATAAAGAAAAATGAAGAACCAATCTTATGA
- a CDS encoding deoxyguanosinetriphosphate triphosphohydrolase, with product MNLREITEEKEENNLSQYACKSKYTKGRMSPEDKCLVRTDFQRDRDRILHSKAFRRLKHKTQVFISPEGDHFRTRLTHTLEVSQIARTIARALRLNEDLTEAIALGHDLGHTPFGHTGEKVLDELMPGGFRHEEQSLRIVDKLEQGRGLNLTFEVRDGILNHTSRGNPATLEAQVVRISDWIAYINHDIDDALRAGILKEEDLPRWPIEILGEKHRKRIDTMIKDIIIESFDKPFIKMSDEVYKATYTLREFMFERVYIGSKAKSQEEKAQRMLELMYKYFVNNVEKLPEEYKKIVEKEGKERGVCDYIAGMTDSFAIYKFREIFLPSSWPIKS from the coding sequence CTGAATCTGAGAGAAATAACCGAAGAGAAGGAAGAAAATAATCTATCCCAATATGCCTGCAAGAGCAAATATACAAAGGGAAGGATGTCTCCTGAAGATAAATGCCTGGTAAGGACTGATTTTCAGAGGGATAGGGACAGGATACTTCATTCGAAAGCCTTCCGCCGGTTAAAGCATAAAACTCAGGTTTTCATCTCGCCGGAAGGAGATCACTTTAGAACCCGTTTGACACATACCTTAGAGGTTTCCCAGATAGCTCGGACTATTGCAAGGGCTTTAAGGTTAAATGAAGACTTAACGGAAGCAATAGCCTTAGGGCATGACCTGGGGCATACTCCCTTCGGTCATACGGGTGAAAAGGTCCTTGATGAATTGATGCCTGGAGGTTTCAGGCATGAGGAACAAAGTTTAAGGATTGTGGATAAACTGGAACAGGGGCGAGGATTAAATCTTACCTTTGAAGTAAGAGACGGAATATTAAATCATACAAGCAGGGGAAATCCCGCCACTTTGGAAGCTCAAGTTGTAAGGATTTCCGACTGGATTGCATATATTAATCACGACATTGACGATGCTCTAAGAGCAGGAATATTAAAGGAAGAAGACCTTCCCCGGTGGCCAATAGAAATACTGGGAGAAAAACATAGAAAAAGAATAGATACAATGATAAAGGATATTATAATAGAAAGCTTTGATAAACCTTTTATTAAAATGAGCGATGAAGTGTATAAAGCTACTTATACTTTGAGGGAGTTTATGTTTGAGAGAGTATATATCGGCTCTAAAGCAAAATCCCAGGAAGAAAAGGCTCAGCGGATGCTTGAATTGATGTACAAGTATTTCGTTAACAATGTCGAGAAACTTCCCGAGGAGTATAAAAAAATTGTAGAAAAAGAAGGGAAGGAAAGAGGAGTATGCGATTATATTGCCGGAATGACCGATAGCTTTGCTATATACAAATTCAGGGAAATTTTTTTACCATCTTCATGGCCTATAAAAAGTTAA